taaaagttttaactttgttttatggtttttgaaaatagggggagaatgttggaatattttcaacgcctctaaccaaaggggggtcctgggggggcatcgccccccaggctgtggtcgacctgacaggtcaggtcgtgggggtccaggggagaccgcccctggtgggggtttcaagggggcaacgcccccggaagaatttttgaactgaaggttttatttggccgataaaagcctgttcgaaaatttcgaatccaaaagacaccattgatgtctgttgatgaaggaacatgacggttcgtgaatagaaacacctattcccaacaggtgcaaaaccctttataaatagcttctcccagtttcgtttaagatataagaaaaatcaatctgttttctctgtttcaaaaagcatcatcagaaatcagaaatctctttgtgtgttcttgattgaatcaaggggtacaaaccttgaattcagttttcgttgcagggctttcattgtatcctgaaggcaatatttcgcatacctgttgtaatcgccaattgttattgggagggtagaaatatttgtctaaaagaaatttatacaagccttgaaagctttggagtgcaacaatttcttctctgtgtcattcatcctttgtgaaacccaattttttccaacaaatTTTGCCTAACCTAAACATTCACACATGCAGTTGTGTCTTTTTCAGTTATAAATTTCtctgaatatcttgacaaagccAGTGTGATCATCTTCTCCACTTCTTTTCCCAGCAACACAATGTGCAGTTTAGAGAAGAGTGGGAACATTTTCATTCTAACCTTAACTGGTGATGACGAACAGCGGATAAATCCGACGCTAATAGAATCAATCCGGAACTCACTTAAACAAGTTCGCACTAACGCAAAACCTGGTTCAGTTTTGGTCACAACAGCACAAGGCAAATTCTTCTCCAACGGCTTTGATTTTAAATACGCTGCAGCTGCTGGATCCGCCACCGGGTCTTATGATCGGCTTAGTGGGATTTCAGATAGTTTTAAATTCGTCGTTGCTGATCTGCTCTCGCTTCCAATGCCAACTGTGGCTGTTGTTTCAGGTCATGCTGTTGCAGCTGGATTCCTTCTTGCATTAAGCCATGATTATGTATTGATGAGGAAAAGCAAAGGGGTTTTGTATATGAGTGAGTTGAATATTGGGCTAAACGTTCCTGATTATTTCATGGCTTTCTTGAAATCAAAGATTCCGTCTTCGAGGGTTCGAAGAGATGTTTTACTTCAGTCTATGAAAGTTACAGCGGAAAGAGCTGTGGAGATGGGGATTATAGATTTTGCTTATGATACTGTTGAGGAAACAAAAGAAGCTGCTATGAAATTGGCGGTGAAATTGGGATCCAATAAATGGAATGGTGAAGCTTATGCTGATATCAGGATGAATTCATTTCCTGAGATTTGTGAATTGTTACGGCTTGTTGCcattttcaaatcaggatttgttgTGGATATCAAATCCGCTTTATCATCTAAGCTTTGAATCAATGTCCAATTTCATAGTTAGAACAAGTGTAACGGTGGAATCCATTCCTCTTCCATTTTCCACGCCACCTCAACATTTGGAACTGtagatggaagcgcaagtgtaatagtggaatagtagaaatgctattcttaatggaactaaaaaaacgcaattaagaatgaagctaaaaaaacgcaattaagaatgaagcttttttttcagccgttagatttcaacaactcattttaaatctacggatagaaaaaaaacgcaattaagaatgaagctaaaAAACGCCATTAAGAATGAAACTTTTTTTTTCGGCCGTtaaatttcaacaactcattttaaatctatggATAAAagaaaaacgcaattcttaattgcgtttttttagctccattcttaattgcgtttaacgcaTTCTTATTGacgtttagatggattccacggacccttccaccaaaccatgaaaccttgcttggattttctatgAAAAACCCCAACTtgaaagccactagacttgacatttcatgaatttttcatatttGGAATACGTTGAATTCCACCGTAATACTTGCTTTTATAACTTGTAAGCTATATTGTTAAAGTTATAAATAAAACCAAGTGATGGAGAATTTACATGTAAAAATTTGGAGTACTGTCTAATGGATATTGTCGTACGTGCCTCGTCAAGCacaattctgaaccacttgaccGAATAGAGATAAGAATCCTGCCTCGTTAGGTGAGCATATGATAATCCACCTCTCCTCGGTGTACCGGAAACAACGTTATAGCATGCATCTGCCAAGATCTGAAAGTGGACGAGACGGATGCTTGATATGAAATGCACCAACTTCAATCTAATCTAACCTAACCTAACCTAACTCTTTGTTTTCTAAATTATTGCCTCATGCATGACTTTTCCATGAAAACTGTGCCTGTGCATTTTCATGTCAGATGATTACTTTAGCAAATCCGTCAGATTTTTATCGGATAGCTTGTTTTATTGGGGATAGCTTGAAGTTTGATGGTAATCAATTTTCAGGTCCTTCGCCCAATCAACGTATTGGTCAGCCTCATTGAAAGTGTTATATTTCTTATACTTTTCAGTAAGTTGAGTGGTTCTGTATCGAAGAGTTTTGGACCTTTTCTAAAACTTGAAAATTTTAGATTCCCCCGTCAAAGTGCTCAAGGCATAATAAATGAAACTGATTTCACAAATCTCATGGCACGAGTCTGAAAGAATTTAGTAGTGCATTCTCTGGTACCTGTCAAGAACCTGTTGTCACGGTTCCTGAGTAGTTACCGGCTGACCTATTACTATGGGCTATCTAAGTGAGTTAGTGGTAATTATCCCATACTTGGTCGTTGCTAAGCATGTTTAGTAGTCACTGTGTGAGCCACACGTGCTACTGTCTTATATTAGTTTATATTCTTGTAGTTGTGCACATTGATGTTCATTATGAAAATTAATCAGAaaagttatctctctctctctcaaagtTCTGTTCTTCCCAATccaatctctatccttagagatcaaGAGTAGCTTATGTGCTGATTTGTAAGGCAGAtcttacaattggtatcagagcactcgatTCATGTGTGACCGAGTGCAATGATGATCAACATGGTTGAGTTTGAAGCTGAAGTGAAGAATTCAATTTCCGAATTGAAGGTTGAATTACAAGCTACAGTGAAGAATTCATTTGCTGATTTGAGGGTTGCGTTTGAAGCTCTCACTGCTGAGTGGAAGGATGTGGTTGATTGTATGAATAAGATGAAACCAGATGGAGATTCACTCAAACCCTCATCTGATTTTACACATGAAATCAACGCAGATTTGGAAATAATTCCTATTGAGTCGAAATCAGTGAGTGATTTCACCCTCTATTCTTCAATTTCTATAGATTTAAATCACCCTCTATTCTTCAATTTCTATAGATTCAAATCTAGCAGATGAAGGAAATTGTAGATCTACAACCGAAATCCATTTCTCTAATGTGGATGAAGCTAGTTCTGTAGCTGGAATTTAGAAAAACAATGGTGATTCGACGTTTCTTGCCTATCAGGGAGGTAAACCGTTCATTTCAACACATAATTTTCCTAACGTTTTTGTGGAATCTCATGGTACAAGATTTAAGGTTCACCAGCAAGCTAATTATAAAACCTTGAGGAAATTTGATAATTGGAAATTTTCTTATGAAGATAACTTAAATCAGATTTCTCCATACTTCATCAGTTTCATCTTGTTGTCTATAATCACACACCTAACTCAATTTCAATTTACTTCCTTATATGATATTTCATCTACTACTAAGCATACTCGACTgatatttgatcgtggaaaagaGTTGGAAGGGACTAATTTACTGGAGAAATACACTGATGATTTTGTTATTGAGCAGAAATCTGAACCTGGGTACCATTTGTATTTGTTATTTGAGTACTTGGAGGTGTTTCAGTTCGTTAAAAATAGAAAAAAGTGTAGTTTGAGGAAAGGACACAGCAAGAGAGTGCTCTCTGCTCTGTTTTTAGACTTCATGTGACAGAGGAAGGTGAATCTAGCAACGCAGTAGGTGTCTATTATATCCGAAATGTTACTGGAGGGTATTTGATCGAGGAAGATTGATCGATTTGATTAAGAGAGATAATGCTTGCGAGTTTTCTGGTAATACACTACAACAAGTTATTATCCCATGGACTCAAAATAGAAGGGAAAGAAAACCTGGGAATGCACAAGAACTGTTGGAGCAACTGCTTTTGAAAGATTTCGGACTACCTACTCATGTGAGAGTAAATTGGAAGGGGTGCAAAAAGATAGAAATACTTATCAAACTAGTCGTTCTCGTAGTATCCAGACGTTTGGTTTTCTTATTAAAGTTTGAATTAATATGGTTTTCCTTCGATTCACAGTGTATAGGAAAACACAATGACTATCTTTTACTTCCCATGTGTTTACTCAAACACTATTGCTTTATGGTTTGTGTTTGTAAGAGTGGGAATTTAAGCTGGGATATGAATCATCTTCTGGTAAATCTTGAAAATGGATGGTGTGTGAAGATAGAAGCCAAGGGGGAAAAGTATTTGTGTTATTACTGTGAGGTACTCAAGATTCAGTTTAAATATATGCAACAATATCCACTCTTGTTACTTTTAACTGTGAAGTCCTTGATTATCTATGATGCTGGTTTACACACAACTCTCAATTATCCTCGGCATTCTTTATACTATGACTGTAAAGGAAATTGTCTATTTATATTTATGGTGCGAATCAATTATTGTAACAAGTACTTTATAGTGGCAGCTGGGTATTTTACTAGGACTACCCGACATCTTTTGAAGCAACTGCCGACCTCTAGATCTGACGGCTCGACAAATCGAGGGGAAGATGAGGCTCTCAACTCCATGGATGTGATACAGAGTTTGCAAGAGGTAAGGATAATTCTTGTGACTACATTATATGGATTTCCTGCATACATTATGTACACTAAAGATTGTATACTTCTCGAAGGTTTTGGCTGGGAATATTCACCATGGTAGCTACTTCTCTACAAGTCAGCACAAGTCATCATTCTCTTACAGCTGGACTAAAGGAGGAAATGAATATGTCTATATTACACAATGGCATGCTAGGAATCTTATTTCTTGAGGTTGTATTTGTTCCTTACAAGTGCGAAAAGTTAGGCTTGGTGCTCACGGAAGCGAATGCAGTTGTAAGTGGTATACCACTTAGTGTGACCAAATTACCAGACAAGATTGAATTAACAGACACTAGGTATGCTAGCTCAAATTATTTCTCTGCTACGGGACTTTGTGGGCCAGTCTTCTTTTTTTATATCATCAAATTCAGTTTAGAGATGGGAACTGGTTATGAGATAAGAAAGGAAGCAGTCAAACTGGTTATACAAGACACAAATGCATTACATGGAAGGAATGATACAATAACTCAAATCATTCGCAAGCTTTTATTCTTCATTTGGCTGCCACACCGAGACTGAGATCCACGAGTTCGAATTTTTTGTCACTGCCATTTTGCAAACTGGTTTAGCTAGAGTTAACATCATATTCAACTCAAACCTGATGAGAGGATACAGTCAGGTGACGATTGAGAACGAAAAAAATCTTGAGCTACATCTCAGCAGTGAAGAAGTTATTTTTATAAGAATAGAAAAGGTTGTTAAGTCCATGAGCTtagttcgaaccgttaccagtttctgagactaccctaattccttctttagaagatcccccaaagttggaccttaaaccattacccgatactctaaagtatatgtttttaggcccatctgagactttacctgtgattgtaacttccaatttggatagtgatcaggaaagtaggctagtaaatgtacttcaagacaataaggaagctttagggtggactatagcagacattaagggtataagtcctactgtgtgtatgcatcaaattcatttagaggaagactccaaaccttctagggagatgcaacgtcgactgaaccctaacatgaaatagGTAGTTCAAAAAAGGTGCTTAAGTTgctagatgcgggtattatttacccaatttcagatagtaagtgggtcagccctgttaaggttgtccccaagaaatcaagtatcactgtagtccagaatgataataatgaattaatcccaacccgagtgaccacgggatggcgtgtgtgtattgactatgggaaattgaacaaggtcacaaggaaggatcactttccccttacttttatcgaccaaatgctagagcgattagctggacataatcactattgcttcttagatggctactccggttataatcaggtcgttatttccccagaagaccaagataaaaccacctttacctgtccctttggtacctttgcgtatagacgcatgcctttcaggctatgtaatgcccctacaacttttcagcgttgtatgatgagcatattttttgatatggtagaacggttcttagaggtctttatggatgatttttcagtgttttgttcatctttcgatgagtgcttgtatcatttgacattagtgttgccTAGGTgtcaggaaaaaaatttagtgcttaattgggaaaaatgccatttcatggttaaatcaggaattgtattaggaaacatcgtctcttcaaagggtatagagatagacaaagccaaagttgaccttattaagactttacacgtcccaaaaaccgtaaaagatattaggtcattcctaaggcatgcaggtttttaccgtcgattcattaaggattttagtttgatttctagacctctttgcaatttgcttgcaaaagatgttaagtttgtctttgatgatgcttgtttagaagcttttgagaagcttaaaactttacttaTTACTGCCCTGATAGTCCAGgtacctaactggaacctacccattgagattatgtgtgattcttcagattatgctataggcgtcgttttaggacaacgagaaaacaaattacttcatgtgatttattatgatagcaaaactctgaatgatgcccaaatgaactacacaactaccgagaaggaacttttagccatcatgttttccttggataagtttaggtcttacctattaggttctaaaatcataatctatacagatcatgctgctttgaaatacctttaatctaagaaggataccaaacctagattgattacatggatcctattgttacaggaatttcccccagacattagagacaaaaagggtgcaggaaatgtagtagcagatcacttgtctaggctagttgttaattccccaagtgattcccttcctataagggatagctttcctgatgaaaaattgttctttgtttcccaatcaccttggtatgcaaatatagtgaattatcttgttactggtcgaacccctcaacattggggtaagcaagatcgttctaggtttttagccgaggttaagcatttcttttgggacgatccttatctgtttaagtattgcctGGACCAGATTATTatgagatgtgtatctgagagtgaccattctagtattatttccttttgtgatgaacatgcatgtgggggtcattttagtgctaagaagactgctgctaatattttgcagtgtggatcTTACTGttcttcgttgtttaaagattcccatagtcattgtgtttcttgtgagcgttaccagaagttaggaaccatttctcgtagaaatatgatgcctttgaaccctattttagtgattgaggtctttgatgtgtggggcattgattttatgggtccatttcctagttcgtttggttatctttacatacttgtcgctgtagactatgtgtctaagtgggttgaggcggttccgtgtagaacgaatgaccacagggtcgtagtccagtttttgaaagagaatatatttacacgttttggtacgcggggatctataattagtgatggaggtttacacttttgtaatagaccgttttctcatttaatgaaacaatacggtattacccataaagtagcaaccccatatcaccctcatactagtggtcaggtagaggtttccaatagggaaattaaacgtattctagagaaaatagttaatccaaataggaaagactggtcgtcgaggcttactgatgccttatgggcttaccgtactgcgtttaagatacCCATTAGAATGTCACCTtttcgtttagtgtttggcaaggcatgtcatctgcctgttgagttagagcatcgagcctattgggctattaagaacttaaacttttcacttgacaaggcaggagctcaaagaaagctccagctcaatgagttggacgagattcgtagagatgcatacgatagtgctaaggagtataagaacaaaatgaaacttgtgcatgatatgaatattttacgaaagtcattttctccaggtcaaaaagttcttttgtatgacactcgtttgcatctattccccgggaatttgcggtctcggtggaccggtccttttgttgtccgtactgtttttcctcatggcgatgttgagattgagacaccagatggtagtagttcttcgaaggttaacggtcagcgattgaagccctttttagagccttttcctacaggtgatgttgaggaggtccctccggaggaccctgtttaccttgattgaccatcgaggcgattttgtatgttgtataatatttttgtaggtttttggttacacttcacccaggtactatctttccgacttatttctttactatttcctcatgttacttatatttttggtattgttctttgattagaaacattgaggacaatgttaaatttaagtttgggggtggggtagaactttttgttaccttttcgttgcaataattaaactccagagcctagaaatttatccctattaaggatggcactaaccaatctaagtggatggatgcattttggttgtaggagttggggaaccaatctgactagatggcaacatctaaagagtctattcataaaagcacatagatcaggtgttagaaataacatgatagtttcaccatatctcgttgagtcattttcacttctcgttgattaggtggggctcacgattcaagttgttaccaatgatagaatgaattagagtgattgagataccaaaaaaaaaagaccagaccatctgaccaactggaataaattaaataaagtcgaccactggaacccttgtatatgccagttgtgttgacctagagttaggattatcaatcaccggttcccttgtatatgccagtgtgttgatattagtcagactagtatctcagtccattaggatatgttcatttttacggaggccttcagacagatatgagaaacaccgttcacctagtaaacatcaaaaccatctatgtttttctatatccatcttcttgatctatcatgtgattagtttcgaatccggatattgatgtccatagtgcaactatctgagtagagctctgtcacttcatatgaattttagtatgcttgagtgcaaactcgtgtacaacaattggaatttcgcatcagggtatttcctcctgtagtcaataagtatgccgaccaaggagattctttagtaccttccaaggttctgtgtagatagttagggtctggagtaaaaaggttttgtgggtatacctatggtaagccctccggagacaacactccgccactatggacacctaggggtttaaaggcttattgcatatgctaatcGCAATCGACGATTCCTGCGACatcgagttaggattttatttctattttatttttgctcgaggactagtaaataataggtttgggggtatttgataaacataTTGTTGTGTCCGATTTGtgtcgattctatatattgttagggctcatttttgtacttattatggtgttttatttatttgtaggtatttttggataataaacatttttggaaaaaattggctcgaaaagttgtcggaaagcacccggaggacatttgctatccggactctcactttggataaggggtaacctaattactaaggggcatcccatttccaggcatctgctaatcgcacccctactctggataaggggcaaccatgatcaacattcaaaaaccagaaaattggcgggaaaatagtgcagttaaaggacagttttggtgatcgtgatttggaggagtttgaggtcgattaaacctatgattttcataggatagactccttatgggtctaggaatatgaTATGGGTATTTAAATCGATTAAAAtaggctcaaacgacggatttttctcacaacaagaaaatatgaaaagtcacgtgtgtgacctgttatAGGGAATTTTAgaagtgattaaaacgctgtaaaccttctcaaagatttgtatctatctaaggaagagtttagaataaaaaggaaagctcagaaacgtgtagaaatcctaaaacaagaaattaccgcaacttggtcgtgaagagaagaaaagagattttggaagatttgggagagatttaatcgatatttttgatataaatagatgtcttgggtcatatagaaggggtgtcgagagtttgggaacctaaggagagccagagaagaagaaatcagatctTTTCCAAacctgtttctgctgctgctgctgttgaagaagaagaacagctgaagaacattgaccctcggtagacagtcgcagaaaagtgtcgttgtttaacagctgaaggcatttagctgttcagggcagtcttatttcagggcagccttaaatcagcgacaaaacaacagtttttctgtaacagttccattgtaacagcttttttgcaacaccaatacactgttgcaaacagtctgtgttattacttttcactcttttaatcatcttttgagaaacaaacacatatttttagaTCATGATttatatgatgagctaaaccccattgctgaggcgatagaggaagctatttttccaacaaaaagtggtatattctattttatctttttatttgcaataagtatatgattattttccttgaaatattattgaatatgatttttatttgagtgattgtgatctattttgatggagtatgctcagttttaagacttttgaaaatctacttgttgcaatattttagaatgaaattaaa
The nucleotide sequence above comes from Papaver somniferum cultivar HN1 chromosome 8, ASM357369v1, whole genome shotgun sequence. Encoded proteins:
- the LOC113306661 gene encoding enoyl-CoA delta isomerase 2, peroxisomal-like, whose amino-acid sequence is MCSLEKSGNIFILTLTGDDEQRINPTLIESIRNSLKQVRTNAKPGSVLVTTAQGKFFSNGFDFKYAAAAGSATGSYDRLSGISDSFKFVVADLLSLPMPTVAVVSGHAVAAGFLLALSHDYVLMRKSKGVLYMSELNIGLNVPDYFMAFLKSKIPSSRVRRDVLLQSMKVTAERAVEMGIIDFAYDTVEETKEAAMKLAVKLGSNKWNGEAYADIRMNSFPEICELLRLVAIFKSGFVVDIKSALSSKL